The following are encoded in a window of Etheostoma cragini isolate CJK2018 chromosome 7, CSU_Ecrag_1.0, whole genome shotgun sequence genomic DNA:
- the gata5 gene encoding transcription factor GATA-5, with protein MYQSLALSSNQSPYAHDTGNYIHPSASSPVYVPTPRVPSMLPTLPYLQTCDSTHQSHGLGAHHGWAQAATDGSSFTPSSPHPTHGFSYSHSPPVSSNTGRDASYQSPLVLGNGARVDQYGGALVRSVGGSYSSPYAYMSPEMATSSWTPGPFEGGVISLQGRHGLSGRKSSLDLIDDMANEGRECVNCGSVSTPLWRRDGTGHYLCNACGLYHKMNGINRPLIKPQKRLQTTSRRAGLCCTNCHTSTTTLWRRNAEGEPVCNACGLYMKLHGVARPLAMKKESIQTRKRKPKIPKNKTSTGSTASDTSSPTSLTVSEHASSIKSEPNMAPSPYAGQTVTSATQTASHLNSTGSGHVDIKYENYPFTPTSMAQQNSWCALSQA; from the exons ATGTATCAGAGCCTGGCCTTGTCCTCCAACCAGTCCCCGTACGCGCACGACACCGGGAATTACATCCACCCGTCTGCCAGCTCTCCGGTCTATGTCCCGACCCCCAGGGTCCCGAGTATGCTGCCCACCCTGCCCTACCTGCAGACCTGCGACTCGACCCACCAGTCCCATGGCCTCGGCGCTCACCACGGCTGGGCCCAGGCCGCAACGGATGGCTCCTCTTTCACGCCCAGCAGCCCCCACCCTACGCATGGCTTCTCGTACTCGCACAGCCCGCCCGTCAGCAGCAACACCGGCCGGGATGCGAGCTACCAGAGCCCGCTGGTTCTCGGGAACGGCGCCCGGGTGGATCAGTACGGAGGCGCGCTGGTGCGCTCGGTCGGAGGCTCCTACTCCAGCCCTTACGCCTACATGAGCCCGGAGATGGCGACGTCCTCCTGGACGCCGGGACCCTTCGAGGGGGGAGTGATTAGTCTGCAGGGACGCCATGGACTGTCTGGGAGAAAGTCCAGTCTGG ACCTGATTGACGACATGGCCAACGAGGGCAGGGAGTGCGTGAACTGCGGCTCCGTGTCCACGCCACTGTGGCGCAGGGACGGCACCGGCCACTACCTGTGCAACGCCTGCGGCCTCTACCACAAAATGAACGGCATCAACAGGCCGCTCATCAAACCACAGAAACGACTG CAGACCACATCTCGCAGGGCCGGCCTTTGCTGCACTAACTGCCACACCAGCACCACGACACTGTGGAGACGCAACGCTGAAGGAGAACCAGTGTGTAACGCTTGCGGTCTCTACATGAAGCTGCATGGG GTGGCCAGACCTCTGGCTATGAAGAAAGAGAGCATTCAGACCAGGAAGCGCAAACCCAAGATACCCAAGAATAAAACATCCACag gaTCCACCGCTTCCGACACCAGCTCCCCAACATCGCTGACAGTCTCAGAACACGCCTCAAGCATTAAGAGCGAACCCAACATGGCCCCTTCCCCCTACGCTGGACAGACAGTCACGTCTGCCACTCAG ACGGCTTCTCATTTAAACAGCACAGGATCAGGACATGTGGACATTAAATATGAGAATTATCCTTTTACACCGACCTCCATGGCCCAACAGAACTCCTGGTGCGCTCTTTCTCaagcatga